One window from the genome of Poecilia reticulata strain Guanapo linkage group LG9, Guppy_female_1.0+MT, whole genome shotgun sequence encodes:
- the sncaip gene encoding synphilin-1 yields the protein MEAPEYLDLDEIDFSDDSVYSVSSLKNIPELSRRSDGPAEERPAPAINWSRGVPSHSGGGIKPTGLAEVHSKFRPVKRVSPLKHQPETTESDSDGKNQNQGPVLEQSEVGKDESGSEKQTGASTLCDGKAKVGGNAQALFGELEHYDLDMDEILDVPYIKSSQQMSTLPRVPHDRRSAAGGGAAGGTLERNRGGGGGMKSSTLTHNEPLSLGSSSSQTPFCVLSPVKWSDLRKSKSMDPDLHHLHRSPGGGGGGGGCQAEPPPAGLLSSSSLSSFSDADKLLSARVFSDPQSQRSGAEPPGGLAFPLAGCIVGKPDASKPWTPGGGGARGELDEETKRNQNIINIVREGQISLLPHLAADNLELIRDEDGNNLLHAAASQGHADCLQHLTSLMGEDGLNERNSLQLTPAGLGVKNGHLECVRWMVSETEAIAELSCTREHPSLIHYAARYGQEKVLLWLLQFMQEQAISLDEVDQNGNTAVHVAAQYGHLTCIQTLVEYGSNVTIQNQQGERPSQSAERQGHTTCARYLVVVETCMSLASQVVKLTKQLNEQTAERINLQKHLQRLMEPSKAEGTPSRSPSSHQPLVEACPELLLTAEAAPGDGHWLVRQGGVASDSVLRQLLGKDGDGVRERLQPGAGQGREGPGTAGAPGAHRTGLLERRELKLARLKQIMQRSLSESDSEGYPPEEGRNQAALRPDRPTHLPITEEEPASNHLHQVMRKHLPSSSSTERKLAFSLSGSKSVDSIGYTPSPTSSDPDATETRTPETPAADGQKVATSPKSALKSPSSRRKTSQNLKLRVTFDEQVHKSSSNQEPEPSRAPPGKDRTAAASSEGKRSFGTFRSIMETLSGNSNHSNNNGNGGGGPVKPSAYQNSPGRKSVGGGAKGKSRVSNV from the exons ATGGAGGCTCCTGAATACCTGGACCTGGATGAGATCGACTTCTCCGATGACTCAGTG taTTCTGTCTCATCACTGAAGAACATCCCAGAACTGTCCAGAAGGAGCGATGGCCCGGCAGAGGAGAGACCAG ctccGGCCATCAACTGGAGCCGCGGCGTTCCCTCCCACAGCGGCGGGGGGATCAAACCCACGGGCCTGGCCGAGGTCCACAGCAAGTTCCGACCGGTGAAGAGGGTCTCCCCCCTGAAGCACCAGCCCGAAACCACAGAGTCGGACTCGGACgggaagaaccagaaccagggtcCGGTTCTGGAGCAGAGCGAGGTCGGTAAGGACGAGTCCGGCTCTGAGAAGCAGACCGGCGCCTCCACGCTGTGCGACGGGAAGGCGAAGGTCGGCGGCAACGCTCAGGCTCTGTTCGGGGAGCTGGAGCACTACGACCTGGACATGGACGAGATTCTGGACGTGCCGTACATCAAGTCCAGCCAGCAGATGTCCACGCTGCCGCGGGTCCCACACGACAGGCGGTCCGCGGCGGGGGGCGGCGCCGCCGGGGGAACCCTGGAGAGGaaccgaggaggaggaggagggatgaaGAGCTCCACTCTGACCCACAACGAGCCTCTGAGcctgggcagcagcagcagccagaccCCG TTCTGCGTTCTGTCCCCGGTGAAGTGGTCGGACCTCAGGAAGTCCAAGTCCATGGACCCGGACCTCCACCACCTGCACCGCTCCCCgggaggaggcggcggcggcggcggctgccAGGCGGAGCCGCCGCCGGCCGGcctcctcagctcctcctctctctcctccttctcTGACGCAG ACAAGCTGCTGTCGGCGCGCGTCTTCTCGGACCCCCAGAGCCAGCGGTCGGGGGCGGAACCTCCTGGGGGGCTGGCGTTCCCCCTGGCAGGGTGCATTGTGGGTAAACCGGACGCCTCCAAACCCTGGActcctggaggaggaggagcgagGGGAGAGCTGGACGAGGAGACGaagaggaaccagaacatcaTCAACATCGTCAGGGAGGGGCAGATCTCCCTGCTG cctcACCTGGCGGCCGACAACCTGGAGCTGATCAGAGACGAGGACGGGAACAACCTGCTGCACGCCGCCGCCTCCCAGGGCCACGCCGACTGCCTGCAGCACCTCACCTCCCTGATGGGCGAGGACGGCCTCAACGAGCGCAACAGCCTGCAGCTCACCCCCGCCGGCCTGGGGGTAAAG aACGGCCATCTGGAGTGTGTGAGGTGGATGGTGAGTGAGACGGAGGCCATCGCCGAGCTGAGCTGCACCAGAGAGCATCCCAGTTTGATCCACTATGCTGCTCGATACGGACAG GAGAAGGTTCTGCTGTGGCTGCTGCAGTTCATGCAGGAACAGGCCATCTCCCTGGACGAAGTGGACCAGAACGGAAACACGGCCGTCCACGTGGCGGCGCAGTACGGACACCTCACCTGTATCCAG ACTCTGGTGGAGTACGGATCCAACGTGACgatccagaaccagcagggGGAGCGGCCGTCGCAGAGCGCCGAGCGGCAGGGACACACCACCTGCGCCCGCTACCTGGTGGTGGTGGAGACCTGCATGTCGCTGGCCTCGCAGGTCGTCAAGCTCACCAAGCAGCTCAACGA ACAAACTGCAGAGAGGATCAACCTGCAGAAACACCTGCAGAGGCTGATGGAGCCCAGCAAGGCTGAGGGGACGCCGTCCAGGTCACCTAG TTCCCATCAGCCCCTGGTGGAGGCGTgtccagagctgctgctgacggcCGAGGCGGCGCCTGGCGACGGACACTGGCTGGTCCGGCAGGGGGGCGTGGCTTCAGACTCGGTGCTGCGGCAGCTTCTGGGGAAAGATGGCGACGGCGTCAGAGAGAGGCTGCAGCCGGGGGCCGGCCAGGGCAGAGAGGGCCCCGGCACCGCGGGGGCCCCGGGGGCCCACAGGACCGGCCTGCTGGAGAGGAGGGAGCTGAAACTGGCCAGACTCAAACAGATCATGCAGCGCTCTCTGAGTGAGTCCGACTCCGAGGGCTACCCGCCGGAGGAGGGGCGGAACCAGGCCGCGCTGCGACCCGATAGGCCGACCCACCTGCCAATCACAGAGGAGGAGCCGGCGTCCAACCACCTCCATCAGGTGATGAGGAAGCACCTCCCCTCCTCGTCCTCGACTGAGAGGAAGCTGGCCTTTTCTCTCAGCGGGTCAAAGTCTGTGGACAGCATCGGCTACACGCCGTCGCCTACGTCCAGCGACCCGGACGCCACGGAAACCAGAACCCCGGAAACCCCCGCCGCCGACGGCCAGAAGGTCGCCACCAGCCCCAAGAGCGCCCTGAAGTCGCCGTCGTCCCGCAGGAAGACCTCCCAGAACCTGAAGCTCCGGGTCACCTTCGACGAGCAGGTCCACAAGAGCTCGTCCAATCAGGAGCCAGAACCCAGCCGGGCGCCGCCGGGCAAGGACAGGACTGCAGCCGCCAGCTCAGAGGGCAAGAGGTCGTTTGGGACGTTCCGCTCCATCATGGAGACGCTGAGCGGGAACTCCAACCACAGCAACAACAACGGCAACGGCGGCGGCGGTCCGGTTAAACCGTCAGCCTATCAGAACTCACCTGGCAGGAAGTCCGTCGGGGGCGGAGCCAAAGGCA